The genomic region GAGGGCGCGACCATGAGCCGAATGGCCACCCGTATACGCAACATGAGTTTTGCATCACTGTTGGGTCTGTGTGCCAGCAGTGCTTTTGCCCAGTCGCCCGCCGATTTCATCAACGATGCCTCGGCCAAAGGCATGGCCGACATCGAGGCCAGTCGTCTGGCTCACAGCAAGGCCGAATCGAAAGAGGTCAAGGACTACACCATCGTCGTCATCAACGACCGCACGACGGCCAACCAGCACTTGGCGAAAATCGCCAAGAAGCTCGACCTGCCCGTTGCGCCGCGTGAAGAACTGGCCGACAAGGCCAAGGAATTGATGCCGCAAGTGACCGACGGCGCCTCCTTCGATCAGGCCTATGCCGCCAGTCAGGTCAAAGCCACTGAAGAGGCCATCGAGCAGATTCAGCAGCAAGCGCAGACCACCGACGTGCCGGAGATTAAAGCGTTTGCCGACGAGACATTGCCGAAACTGCAAAGCCATCTGGAGAAGGCTCGCGCCTTACAGGCTAGCCGCTAATCAAGGTTAAAAGATCGCAGCCTCCGGCAGCTCCTACACCTGTTTATGTAGGAGCTGCCGAAGGCTGCGATCTTTTGATTTTAAACCCTCAGCACTCATTCAAATCCTGCTTCGACTTGCTCTTCTCGCCCAGCCCCTCTAGGTTAAACACCTCACCCTCGCCCAACGAGCGGTAGTGCCTGCGCAACGCCTCCAACTGTTTCAGATCCAGCGCCTCCAGCCCAAGCATCGCGTTCTGCGCCTCTTTGGTCACCAAGAGCAATTCATCGATTTTCAAATGGAGAATATCGGTATCGCGGTTCTGCGTGTTCTGGATCAGGAACACCATCAGGAAGGTGATGATCGTGGTCGAGGTGTTGATGATCAGTTGCCAGGTGTCGTTGTAATCAAAGATCGGCCCGCTCAAACCCCACAACCCGATCAAGATCAACGCGCCCATGAAGGTCTTGGGACTACCGGCCACCATCGCGAGCTTCTGGGAGATTTTTGCGAATTTCATAGCCGTGTTCCTTATTGGGAAGAGTCTTGAAATTCAGACATCTGCGGCTGGTGGAAAATTCTAATTACAAATCCGCTGACGTCACCGGACGTTGGTAGGAGAGGCAGGCGCGCCAGATCGCTGTATCGTGACGAATCGCTGGAATGCCCCGACAGGAGAACGCAATGAGTTGGTCCGCCAAACAATACGTCGCTTTCGAAGATGAACGCACCCGCCCGGCCCGCGATCTGCTGGCGGCGATTCCCACGCCTGAAGCGCGAACAGTGGTCGATATCGGTTGTGGTCCCGGTAACTCGACTGAGTTGCTGGTGCAGCGTTTTCTTGGGGCGAAGGTCAGTGGGCTGGACAGCTCGGCAGACATGATCGACGCGGCTCGCAAGCGCTTGCCGGATCTGCGCTTCGCTGTCGCCGAGATTGATAAGTGGGCCGATGCAGGGCCGTTTGATGTGATCTTCGCTAATGCCGTATTGCAGTGGGTGCCGGATCACGCGACGTTGTTGCCGACTTTGGCCAGCAAGCTGTCGGCGGGTGGCAGTCTGGCGATCCAGATGCCGGATAACCTCAATGAACCCTCACACCGCTTGATGCGTGAAGTCGCCGCGAATGGTCCGTGGGCGAGCAAGCTTTCCGGCGCTGCGGGGCAGCGTACCGACATGGCCAGCGCCAGTGATTATTTCTCGATGCTGCGACCACACTGTGCGCAGGTCGATGTGTGGCGTACGACCTATCACCATCAACTGTCAGGCGGGGCGGCGGGGGTGGTGGAGTGGTTCAAGGGTAGCGGGTTGATTCCGTTTTTGAATCCGCTGACCGAGGCGGAAAAGGCGCAGTACCTGGAGCAATATCTGGCGGAGGTCGGGAAGGCTTATCCGGCGCTGGCGGATGGTTCGGTGCTGTTGCCGTTTCCACGGTTATTTATCGTCGCGACGCGTTGAAATAAATTGGGCCTGTTTTTCGGCTGGAGATTTTTGGTGCGCTTTCGGACGGACCCCTCACCCCAGCCCTCTCCCGAGGGAGAGGGAGCCGATGGCCGTTGCTTCAAAAACCTGAGTTCAGCTCGATATTTCAGGTCGGCGTAACCCTAGAGAACAACTCGGTCAGTCCCCTCTCCCTTTGGGAGAGGGTTAGGGTGAGGGTTCAGCGCTGCACCGCCACCAACATCATCATCGGCCGCTCCCGCTCTTCTGCCAGCGCCGGTTGCGCCGCCACTTCAGCATCGCTCGGCCCCCATTCATTGACACGTCGAATCGAGAACCCCGCATCGATCAGCGAATTGAGCAATGTCCCAACCGTACGATGCTGCTTGATCACGCCTTCAGCCAACCAGTTCGTAACCCGCTCACCCTCCAACTGATAGCTGTCCAACGGCCAACGCTTGTTGCCTTCACTATCCACCAGCCAACCCGGATTACGCGGCGCCATAAAGATTGGATGCTCAATGGAAAACACAAAGTGCGAACCCGGTTTCAGTGCCGCATACAGGTGCGCAAACAGCCCCGGCAGATCCTTGATGTAATGCAGCGCCAGTGAACTGTAAGCCAGATCAAAACTGCAGGCGGGCAAGTCGAGCTGTTCCAGATCGGCGCGCTCATAACGAATGTTCGCCGCCGTCGTGGTCTCCCGAGCCCGCTCCAGCATCTTCTCCGAGACATCCAGCCCCAAGACACTGGCCGCGCCATTCTCAATGGCCCAACGGCTGAACCAGCCATAACCGCAGCCCAGATCCACCACGTTCAGGCCGTGCATGGAAGGCAACAGCGCCTTGAGCGCCGGCCACTCCGGCGCCGCGTCGAGGCCACCGATTGAGCGGTTCATCTGGCTGTAGCCCTGGAAGAATTCGGGATCGTCGTAAATGTTTTGCGTCATGGTGAAGTGCTCTTTTGAGTTCGATCGTCAGCGGCAAAGTGGCCGCGATTGGAATCCCTCGAAAGTGATGGCGCGTATTCGTCGATGGCCGCGCAGGGGAGGGTGGTGGCTGATATGGAAATGCTAGTCGGTCGAGAGGACGGTGAAAATCGATGGAGTGTTGTGGATCTGTAATGTCAGAAAATGCTGCAAGGTTTTTGGCTGCTTAAACGCATTCGGTGGCCAGTGTTTATAAGTGTTCGGTGTTACGTCCTGAAGCCTACAAATCCTTGCGCCGTTGCCTACCGCTACGCCAGAATCCGCCGGCTTGTGCGCCTGGGGGGCGGTCGGTAACTTGGTTCGCGTCACTGATTTCCAGTGATCGGGTTTAGCAGCCACGCGTTTCCACCAAATCGTACGAGCGTCATTTAGCCAGGTTCTCCTGTGCTTAATGGTGGCTGTGCGCATGGCACCCTCGGGTGCGCCGGGATTTTGGTGGATTCGCCCGGTCTGCTAACTTGCGTACAGCCGCCACCCTTTCGTGTAGCAGCGGAATGGTCGTAGCCCTATTTTGGAATACACCAAATGTTCAAAGTTACGCCAAATCCGCCGGAAACCGATCCGGCATCCCCCTACGAATCACCCAATTCAAAGAAATTCCACGAAGCCGCCGAACGCGCCCTCGACCACTATCTCAGCCCCACGGCCAGAATTATGGGTTCCACCCGCGAACCCGAACCGATGTATCTCGCCAACCCTAAATACGACACCGAATCCCTGCTGGCCAACGCCAGCGAAACACTCGGCTCGGCCACCACCATGCTCAACAACTTCGCCGCGCTGCTGGATACCTCACACCGCAAGACAGCGCTCGGCATTGCACAGGTGGTCATGTTGGGCGAATTGGCGGTGAATCAGGCACTGGATAAGGTTGTGCCGGCGGGTTAACCCGATCGCTTTAATAAGCCAAAGAAACCGGCGAATTAGCGCCGGTTTCTCGAGACTGCTAACTGGCAGCAAGAATTCAGGCAAGTAGCCCGATGTTTTGGTCGATGCGTTGTTGAATGGTGCGCAAGGTTTCCTGGGTGATCACACCCGGATACAAACTTTCAGCCACGGCTGAGAATCGGCTAGCTACCTCGCAAAATCTGTCAATGATGTCGGCGGCCGTAGCGGCGTTTACTTCAGCCTCCACTGCAAGGTTGAGCAGGTTTTCTCTTCCAATTTCCAAGGCTTCACCCATCACGTCCATCTGGTGATAGCCTCCCGGCCCCTCGCAGAACGTGACGTCATAGGCCGGCGCTAATTTCCAGTCTCCGCCAGGCGACATGATGTAAGCAAAGTTCTTCGGATGGTCGTCTCGGTTGTTGAATGCGACATTGAAGACGACCCGCTCAAACGCTGCGGCTTTCTCTCGTACGTCATTGCTGCACTTATGAGTCGCACGCAGGAAGTTGACGTAGTCCAGCGCCCCGGGGGATCTGAAATCCGCACCGGTAAAGGCTGCAAGACTCTGCATGGGCACCCGCAAGTCGTTTTGTCGGTCAAAGCGTTTGGTGGCAAAAGCGGCCATTCCCTCAGACAGGCTGAAATAACGAGTGTCAGGAGTCTGGATACCGCACAAGCGTAAACATTCGGCGTAGACCATTTCGATGGCGCACACCTCGGGATGTTCTTGCTGAGCCGGAAACTTCACCAACCAGGCTTCGAAACCGGGAGTGGCAGCCGTAGTAAAGGCGTCAGTGTGCGGATCGCGATATACCAGCGCTTTGGGTCGGGCGCCCTGTGGAGAGCCTCCGATCAGTAGCAGCTTCTGGAGAAGCTCTCCACCTTTACCTTTGAGTACCTCCTGCACTTCGGACGCGAGCAACTCGATGGGAACATGCATTTGCGGTTCCAGCGCCTCGGGTGCAACAGGTTCAAACGACATGGCCCCCATGGCATTGTTGCCAATGTAGGCTAGCCGCTCCAAAGGGCCTATTCGCGCGGGGTTGAGGCCTCGACGTTTGAACAATCGGTCCATCAGTAACATGCCCCAGCCATCCGGCAGCGAGTCATAAACCGGCCCAGGCAGTCCCAACTGATGTGACGGGAAATCCCGGTTTAACCTGGCTCCCTGTAATGGAAGCCTCAAGGAGGAGAGTTCCAGCCCTCTGTTTTTTGCCTCATCGCTGTACTCAAACATGACCTGCGGGCGACCGGTCAGGGCTTTCGTTGTAGCAAGTGTGCCCCACCGCCAACGTTCACCCCAGCCCGCGTAGTAGACGTCAACTTGTTCAAGCATTGTCGGCTTTCCTTTTGATGCGATGACGCTTGGCCGTCTTTTCGTAGCGAATCATATCGTCAAGAGTTTCGAGCCTTGGCAGAAACAACCCTTCGAGCTCCTTTTCGCGTCCGAGAACCATCGCCACTCGCACCATGTTGTCGAAACTCACATTACGACCGGCTTCAAGGTTTGACACCGTATTCGTCGCAATGCCCGCGCGAGCGGCCACGTCTGCTTGTGTCATC from Pseudomonas tensinigenes harbors:
- a CDS encoding DUF4142 domain-containing protein gives rise to the protein MSRMATRIRNMSFASLLGLCASSAFAQSPADFINDASAKGMADIEASRLAHSKAESKEVKDYTIVVINDRTTANQHLAKIAKKLDLPVAPREELADKAKELMPQVTDGASFDQAYAASQVKATEEAIEQIQQQAQTTDVPEIKAFADETLPKLQSHLEKARALQASR
- a CDS encoding low affinity iron permease family protein, whose product is MKFAKISQKLAMVAGSPKTFMGALILIGLWGLSGPIFDYNDTWQLIINTSTTIITFLMVFLIQNTQNRDTDILHLKIDELLLVTKEAQNAMLGLEALDLKQLEALRRHYRSLGEGEVFNLEGLGEKSKSKQDLNEC
- the tam gene encoding trans-aconitate 2-methyltransferase, translated to MSWSAKQYVAFEDERTRPARDLLAAIPTPEARTVVDIGCGPGNSTELLVQRFLGAKVSGLDSSADMIDAARKRLPDLRFAVAEIDKWADAGPFDVIFANAVLQWVPDHATLLPTLASKLSAGGSLAIQMPDNLNEPSHRLMREVAANGPWASKLSGAAGQRTDMASASDYFSMLRPHCAQVDVWRTTYHHQLSGGAAGVVEWFKGSGLIPFLNPLTEAEKAQYLEQYLAEVGKAYPALADGSVLLPFPRLFIVATR
- a CDS encoding class I SAM-dependent methyltransferase, whose protein sequence is MTQNIYDDPEFFQGYSQMNRSIGGLDAAPEWPALKALLPSMHGLNVVDLGCGYGWFSRWAIENGAASVLGLDVSEKMLERARETTTAANIRYERADLEQLDLPACSFDLAYSSLALHYIKDLPGLFAHLYAALKPGSHFVFSIEHPIFMAPRNPGWLVDSEGNKRWPLDSYQLEGERVTNWLAEGVIKQHRTVGTLLNSLIDAGFSIRRVNEWGPSDAEVAAQPALAEERERPMMMLVAVQR
- a CDS encoding DUF6124 family protein, with translation MFKVTPNPPETDPASPYESPNSKKFHEAAERALDHYLSPTARIMGSTREPEPMYLANPKYDTESLLANASETLGSATTMLNNFAALLDTSHRKTALGIAQVVMLGELAVNQALDKVVPAG
- a CDS encoding type II toxin-antitoxin system HipA family toxin, with product MLEQVDVYYAGWGERWRWGTLATTKALTGRPQVMFEYSDEAKNRGLELSSLRLPLQGARLNRDFPSHQLGLPGPVYDSLPDGWGMLLMDRLFKRRGLNPARIGPLERLAYIGNNAMGAMSFEPVAPEALEPQMHVPIELLASEVQEVLKGKGGELLQKLLLIGGSPQGARPKALVYRDPHTDAFTTAATPGFEAWLVKFPAQQEHPEVCAIEMVYAECLRLCGIQTPDTRYFSLSEGMAAFATKRFDRQNDLRVPMQSLAAFTGADFRSPGALDYVNFLRATHKCSNDVREKAAAFERVVFNVAFNNRDDHPKNFAYIMSPGGDWKLAPAYDVTFCEGPGGYHQMDVMGEALEIGRENLLNLAVEAEVNAATAADIIDRFCEVASRFSAVAESLYPGVITQETLRTIQQRIDQNIGLLA
- a CDS encoding helix-turn-helix domain-containing protein; translated protein: MLDLSLTTASEIVKRICQRLRTERLALEMTQADVAARAGIATNTVSNLEAGRNVSFDNMVRVAMVLGREKELEGLFLPRLETLDDMIRYEKTAKRHRIKRKADNA